One genomic segment of Drosophila melanogaster chromosome 3R includes these proteins:
- the CG7824 gene encoding uncharacterized protein, isoform A — MSSIWTKRKDSFCNNENIRAQKFEDVIVIDDNDRGDSLRSVKSEPPEEKPRLSPQDANQKRAVKEEKEMSRRARARAKKIRNTEARAAKSVVTRGAGKKARKRKKQNKAALKKASELEPKKAKGSKEASAHKKAKGPKNTSPPMAAKPNLAKSDNLTMALVDELHEDGRLLNERWQEVEAQLAYMVTDRVMAMPGGPVPSFDSSDVVRGHRVIRCEDGFSKVFLSDCVAAISNSWHDMRIKLVHVSDVPFAPQARIWLPTGQTDHNRIMICLRAQNLNVDMSDWSILRAEEVMEISQSFLLLINRRCIPQLDAVDYKLRYGIRMAQIQLILSEADDLPSEFDNYHPFCHFPH; from the exons ATGTCCAGTATTTGGACAAAAAGGAAGGACTCTTTCTGCAATAACGAAAATATAAGGGCTCAGAAGTTCGAGGATGTGATTGTAATCGATGACAATG ATCGTGGCGACTCTCTCCGGAGTGTAAAATCCGAGCCCCCTGAAGAAAAGCCCCGCTTATCTCCACAGGACGCTAATCAAAAACGTGCAGTAAAGGAGGAGAAGGAAATGTCCAGGCGCGCACGCGCTCGAGCCAAGAAAATACGGAATACAGAGGCAAGAGCAGCGAAATCGGTGGTTACCAGGGGTGCGGGTAAAAAAGCAAGGAAGCGTAAGAAGCAAAATAAAGCGGCACTCAAGAAGGCTAGTGAACTTGAACCCAAAAAGGCAAAGGGCTCCAAGGAGGCTAGTGCCCACAAGAAGGCAAAGGGACCCAAGAATACAAGTCCTCCTATGGCTGCGAAGCCCAATTTGGCAAAGAGTGACAACCTGACGATGGCCCTGGTGGACGAGCTCCACGAAGACGGCCGTCTGCTTAACGAAAGGTGGCAGGAGGTCGAGGCCCAGCTGGCGTACATGGTGACTGACAGAGTCATGGCCATGCCGGGGGGTCCCGTCCCGTCCTTCGATAGCTCAGACGTAGTTCGTGGCCACCGAGTGATCCGGTgcgaagacggattttcaaaGGTATTCCTGTCGGACTGTGTTGCCGCGATTAGCAACTCGTGGCATGACATGCGCATCAAGCTCGTCCATGTCAGCGATGTACCATTTGCGCCTCAGGCGCGCATCTGGTTGCCCACGGGTCAAACGGACCACAACCGGATCATGATCTGCTTGAGAGCCCAGAACCTAAATGTGGACATGTCGGACTGGTCCATCCTCAGGGCGGAGGAAGTCATGGAGATCAGTCAGAGTTTCCTGCTCCTTATCAACCGGAGGTGCATCCCGCAACTGGATGCAGTGGACTACAAGTTGCGCTATGGCATACGAATGGCCCAGATCCAGCTCATTTTAAGCGAAGCAGACGATTTGCCATCGGAGTTCGACAACTACCAcccattttgccattttccccaTTAA
- the CG7824 gene encoding uncharacterized protein, isoform C, with amino-acid sequence MTMDANQKRAVKEEKEMSRRARARAKKIRNTEARAAKSVVTRGAGKKARKRKKQNKAALKKASELEPKKAKGSKEASAHKKAKGPKNTSPPMAAKPNLAKSDNLTMALVDELHEDGRLLNERWQEVEAQLAYMVTDRVMAMPGGPVPSFDSSDVVRGHRVIRCEDGFSKVFLSDCVAAISNSWHDMRIKLVHVSDVPFAPQARIWLPTGQTDHNRIMICLRAQNLNVDMSDWSILRAEEVMEISQSFLLLINRRCIPQLDAVDYKLRYGIRMAQIQLILSEADDLPSEFDNYHPFCHFPH; translated from the exons ATGACAATG GACGCTAATCAAAAACGTGCAGTAAAGGAGGAGAAGGAAATGTCCAGGCGCGCACGCGCTCGAGCCAAGAAAATACGGAATACAGAGGCAAGAGCAGCGAAATCGGTGGTTACCAGGGGTGCGGGTAAAAAAGCAAGGAAGCGTAAGAAGCAAAATAAAGCGGCACTCAAGAAGGCTAGTGAACTTGAACCCAAAAAGGCAAAGGGCTCCAAGGAGGCTAGTGCCCACAAGAAGGCAAAGGGACCCAAGAATACAAGTCCTCCTATGGCTGCGAAGCCCAATTTGGCAAAGAGTGACAACCTGACGATGGCCCTGGTGGACGAGCTCCACGAAGACGGCCGTCTGCTTAACGAAAGGTGGCAGGAGGTCGAGGCCCAGCTGGCGTACATGGTGACTGACAGAGTCATGGCCATGCCGGGGGGTCCCGTCCCGTCCTTCGATAGCTCAGACGTAGTTCGTGGCCACCGAGTGATCCGGTgcgaagacggattttcaaaGGTATTCCTGTCGGACTGTGTTGCCGCGATTAGCAACTCGTGGCATGACATGCGCATCAAGCTCGTCCATGTCAGCGATGTACCATTTGCGCCTCAGGCGCGCATCTGGTTGCCCACGGGTCAAACGGACCACAACCGGATCATGATCTGCTTGAGAGCCCAGAACCTAAATGTGGACATGTCGGACTGGTCCATCCTCAGGGCGGAGGAAGTCATGGAGATCAGTCAGAGTTTCCTGCTCCTTATCAACCGGAGGTGCATCCCGCAACTGGATGCAGTGGACTACAAGTTGCGCTATGGCATACGAATGGCCCAGATCCAGCTCATTTTAAGCGAAGCAGACGATTTGCCATCGGAGTTCGACAACTACCAcccattttgccattttccccaTTAA